One genomic region from Cyanobium usitatum str. Tous encodes:
- the lysS gene encoding lysine--tRNA ligase → MSDLRETRLEKAAALAALGQGPYGLRFEPSHRTAALQQDHADLANGEERQLEVAVAGRVMTRRVMGKLAFFTLADETGLIQLFIEKATLEASVPEDPEVFAHLTSLVDAGDLIGVQGSLRRTDRGELSVKVKGWTMLCKSLQPLPDKWHGLADVEKRYRQRYLDLIVSPHTRETFRRRAVAVSSMRRWLDEREFLEIETPVLQSVPGGADARPFETHHNALDLPLTLRIATELHLKRLVVGGFERVYELGRIFRNEGISTRHNPEFTSVEIYQAYADYTDMMELTEQLIAHVCQQVCGSTQISYQGTDIDLAPPWRRATMHELVQAATGLDFNCFDSREAAAAAMAAQGLEVPALADSVGRLLVEAFEQRVEAELIQPTFVVDYPVENSPLARAHRSKPGMVERFELFIVGRETANAFSELIDPVDQRQRLEAQQERRAAGDDEAQGVDEDFIQALEVGMPPTGGLGIGIDRLVMLLTDSPSIRDVIAFPLLRPEGRPSTMG, encoded by the coding sequence TTGTCGGATCTGCGCGAGACCCGTCTGGAGAAAGCCGCCGCCCTAGCCGCCCTCGGCCAGGGTCCCTACGGCCTGCGCTTTGAGCCCAGCCACCGCACGGCGGCTTTGCAGCAGGACCATGCCGACCTGGCCAACGGTGAGGAGCGGCAACTGGAAGTGGCCGTGGCAGGCCGGGTAATGACTCGCCGCGTGATGGGCAAGCTCGCCTTCTTCACCCTGGCGGATGAAACCGGTCTGATTCAGCTGTTTATTGAGAAGGCCACCCTCGAGGCCTCCGTGCCGGAGGATCCCGAGGTCTTTGCCCACCTCACCTCCTTGGTGGATGCGGGCGACCTGATCGGCGTGCAGGGCAGCCTGCGCCGCACCGATCGCGGTGAGCTTTCGGTGAAGGTGAAGGGCTGGACCATGCTCTGCAAGAGCCTGCAGCCCCTGCCCGACAAGTGGCACGGCCTCGCGGATGTGGAGAAGCGCTACCGCCAGCGCTATCTCGATTTGATCGTGTCGCCCCACACTCGCGAAACCTTCCGGCGCCGGGCCGTGGCGGTGAGCTCCATGCGCCGCTGGCTCGATGAGCGCGAGTTTCTGGAGATCGAAACGCCGGTGCTTCAGAGTGTGCCCGGCGGCGCTGATGCCCGGCCGTTTGAAACCCACCACAACGCCCTCGATCTGCCCCTCACCCTGCGCATTGCCACCGAGCTGCACCTCAAGCGGCTGGTGGTGGGCGGCTTCGAGCGGGTCTACGAGCTGGGGCGCATCTTTCGCAACGAGGGCATCAGCACCCGCCACAACCCCGAGTTCACCTCGGTGGAGATCTACCAGGCCTACGCCGACTACACCGACATGATGGAGCTCACCGAGCAGTTGATTGCTCACGTGTGCCAGCAGGTGTGTGGCAGTACCCAGATCAGCTATCAGGGCACCGACATCGACCTAGCGCCCCCTTGGCGGCGGGCCACCATGCACGAATTGGTGCAAGCCGCCACCGGCCTTGATTTCAATTGTTTTGATAGCCGCGAGGCAGCTGCAGCAGCCATGGCAGCCCAGGGGCTGGAGGTGCCAGCTCTGGCCGATTCCGTCGGCCGGTTGTTGGTGGAGGCCTTCGAGCAGCGGGTGGAGGCTGAGCTGATCCAGCCCACTTTCGTGGTCGATTACCCGGTGGAGAACTCACCCCTGGCTCGGGCCCATCGCAGCAAGCCCGGCATGGTGGAGCGCTTCGAGTTGTTCATCGTTGGCCGTGAAACCGCCAACGCCTTCAGCGAGTTGATTGATCCGGTGGACCAGCGCCAGCGGCTTGAGGCCCAGCAGGAGCGCCGTGCTGCCGGCGACGACGAGGCCCAGGGCGTTGACGAGGACTTCATCCAAGCCCTAGAGGTAGGTATGCCTCCCACTGGTGGACTGGGCATTGGCATTGATCGGCTGGTGATGCTGCTCACCGACAGCCCCTCGATCCGTGATGTGATCGCCTTCCCGCTCCTGCGTCCCGAGGGCCGGCCGAGCACAATGGGATAA
- the rpaB gene encoding response regulator transcription factor RpaB — translation MVVDDEAAVRRVLVMRLQLAGYRVICAEDGEEALSLFHQEQPDLVVLDVMLPKLDGFAVCRRLRAESCVPIIFLSALDAIAERVSGLDLGADDYLPKPFSPKELEARIATILRRVGRGSAATEPREVPSGSGVLRVGDLVVDTNRRQVTRDSERIGLTYTEFSLLELLFREPGRVVPRAEILEQLWGYPPRRAADLRVVDVYVARLRGKLEPDPRNPELILTVRGTGYASQRMAEASLAANG, via the coding sequence ATGGTGGTGGACGACGAAGCCGCCGTGCGCCGGGTGCTGGTAATGCGCTTGCAGCTGGCTGGCTACCGGGTGATCTGCGCTGAAGACGGCGAGGAAGCCCTCAGCCTGTTTCACCAAGAGCAGCCCGATCTCGTCGTGCTCGACGTGATGCTGCCCAAGTTGGACGGCTTTGCGGTTTGCCGTCGGCTGCGGGCTGAATCCTGCGTGCCGATCATTTTCCTTTCTGCCCTTGATGCGATCGCCGAGCGGGTGTCGGGCCTAGATCTCGGCGCTGACGACTACCTGCCCAAGCCCTTCAGCCCTAAGGAGCTCGAAGCCCGCATCGCCACAATCCTGCGCCGGGTTGGCCGCGGTTCAGCTGCCACTGAGCCGCGCGAGGTGCCCAGTGGCAGCGGCGTGTTGCGGGTGGGAGATCTGGTGGTGGACACCAACCGCCGCCAGGTGACCCGCGATAGCGAGCGCATCGGTCTTACTTACACCGAATTCAGCCTGCTGGAGCTGCTGTTCCGGGAACCGGGTCGGGTGGTGCCCCGGGCCGAAATCCTTGAGCAGCTTTGGGGCTACCCCCCCCGCCGGGCCGCCGACTTGCGGGTGGTGGACGTGTACGTGGCTCGCCTGCGCGGCAAACTCGAGCCCGACCCTCGCAATCCGGAGCTGATCCTCACGGTGCGCGGCACTGGCTACGCCTCTCAGCGGATGGCGGAAGCAAGCCTGGCTGCCAACGGCTAG
- a CDS encoding extracellular solute-binding protein: MALIQSRRRFLELLGGGSAAALLAAGLGSCGRAGPGAGSAAAKVLNFWTLDLAPKFNGYLRELIAAWEGQNPGLQVRWTDVPWSSVERKLLAAVFARTAPDLVNLNPPFAANLASKGGLLDLSDVLPAGAAEAYLPAIWEAGRQGAEQFAIPWYLTARITMANRRLLERAGYSAPPGSWDQVPAFAEAVRRRTGRHALFVTVVPDDSAELLETLVQMGVKLLDGEQRAAFNSPAGRRAFAFWSDLYRRGLLPREVVSQGYRRAIELYQSGDLAQVATGPDFLRNLQTNAPGVAAVTAPFAPLTGASAEANVAVMNLVVPKQSALAAEAARFALFLTNGPNQLAFAEQARVLPSNRQALQQLEASLAAAPAPGAGAQEALVQRARLLSAQTLRQARVLVPASPGVKRLQAIVYTQLQRAMLGQVGSDAALAAAADEWNRYSRARWG, encoded by the coding sequence ATGGCATTGATCCAGAGCCGGCGGCGTTTCCTTGAACTTCTTGGCGGCGGCTCTGCTGCTGCCCTGCTGGCAGCAGGCCTGGGCAGTTGTGGCAGGGCTGGTCCGGGGGCTGGTTCCGCGGCGGCCAAGGTGCTGAATTTCTGGACCCTGGACCTGGCCCCCAAGTTCAACGGCTATCTGCGGGAGCTGATCGCAGCCTGGGAGGGCCAGAACCCCGGCCTGCAAGTGCGCTGGACCGACGTGCCCTGGAGCTCGGTGGAGCGCAAGTTGCTGGCGGCGGTGTTTGCCCGCACCGCCCCAGACCTGGTGAATCTCAACCCCCCCTTCGCGGCCAACCTGGCCAGCAAGGGGGGGCTGCTTGATTTAAGCGATGTGCTGCCGGCCGGGGCTGCTGAGGCCTATCTGCCGGCGATCTGGGAGGCGGGCCGCCAAGGCGCGGAGCAGTTCGCCATTCCTTGGTATCTGACGGCCCGGATCACCATGGCCAACCGCCGGCTGCTGGAGCGGGCCGGCTACAGCGCCCCCCCGGGTTCCTGGGATCAGGTGCCGGCCTTTGCTGAGGCGGTGCGCCGCCGCACGGGCCGCCACGCCTTGTTTGTCACCGTGGTGCCCGACGACTCCGCCGAGCTGCTGGAGACCCTGGTTCAGATGGGGGTGAAGTTGCTGGATGGGGAGCAACGGGCGGCCTTCAATAGCCCCGCTGGGCGCCGGGCCTTTGCCTTCTGGAGTGACCTCTACCGCCGCGGCCTGCTGCCACGGGAGGTGGTAAGCCAGGGCTATCGCAGAGCCATCGAGCTCTACCAGTCGGGGGACCTGGCCCAGGTGGCAACGGGCCCCGACTTCCTGCGCAACCTGCAGACCAATGCTCCTGGCGTTGCAGCGGTTACGGCGCCCTTTGCGCCGCTCACGGGCGCCAGCGCTGAAGCCAACGTGGCTGTGATGAATCTGGTGGTGCCCAAGCAGAGCGCCCTGGCGGCCGAGGCGGCCCGCTTCGCCCTATTCCTCACCAATGGTCCCAACCAGCTGGCCTTCGCCGAGCAGGCGCGGGTGCTGCCCTCCAACCGGCAGGCCCTGCAGCAGCTGGAGGCCAGCTTGGCGGCTGCTCCTGCCCCTGGGGCTGGGGCGCAAGAGGCTCTGGTGCAGCGGGCCCGGTTGCTGTCGGCCCAGACCCTTCGCCAGGCCAGGGTGCTGGTGCCGGCGAGCCCGGGGGTGAAACGACTGCAGGCGATTGTGTACACCCAGCTGCAGCGCGCCATGCTTGGCCAGGTGGGCAGTGATGCGGCCCTGGCTGCTGCGGCTGACGAGTGGAACCGCTACTCCCGGGCCCGTTGGGGGTGA
- a CDS encoding rod shape-determining protein MreD: MSRLARHGWCVATALVVPWLVLAAPGPLKLAGIPPAWSVLWLLPWALADGPLSGALAGAGLGLLLDALHPGSITQIPALALLGWWWGRLGRQGPAIERSFSLGLLALLGAALLGGSLILQSRLLGPWPLEPALHTWLAQTLLTALLAPLLCSLQLLFWRQQIQGGRG; this comes from the coding sequence ATGAGTCGGCTGGCCCGGCACGGTTGGTGTGTGGCTACGGCCTTAGTTGTGCCCTGGCTGGTGCTGGCTGCGCCAGGGCCCCTGAAGTTGGCGGGCATTCCCCCGGCTTGGTCCGTGCTTTGGCTGCTGCCCTGGGCCCTGGCCGATGGACCCCTCTCCGGCGCCCTGGCGGGGGCAGGGCTGGGCTTGTTGCTCGATGCTTTGCATCCCGGGTCGATTACGCAGATCCCTGCCCTGGCCCTGCTGGGCTGGTGGTGGGGTCGGCTGGGCCGCCAGGGGCCTGCGATCGAGCGCAGCTTCAGTCTTGGTCTGCTGGCCCTGTTGGGTGCGGCCCTGCTGGGCGGCAGCCTGATTTTGCAGAGCCGGCTGCTGGGCCCCTGGCCCCTTGAGCCCGCATTGCACACCTGGCTGGCCCAAACCCTGCTCACGGCCCTGCTGGCACCGCTGCTCTGCTCCCTGCAGCTGCTGTTCTGGCGCCAGCAGATTCAGGGCGGGCGAGGCTGA
- the mreC gene encoding rod shape-determining protein MreC has protein sequence MPAGRRLRLPALGAVVQAWPWALLVLALLAVRLSKGAGFTDAYALLSRPFWPGSAQGEWVRSGQALNDQTRLRQLDVDNLRLRSLLELQGRGGRELAAAVISRQEGGWWQQLVIGRGELQGLRPGMAVTAPGGLIGRISSVTPTTASVTLLTDPGSRVGVWVGRVRRHGLLTGIGTSRPLLRFLEKDPGVRPGDMVVTSPASTLVAPNLTVGVIQSVDDLAIPATEAVVQLSAPVEAVDWVQVRLP, from the coding sequence ATGCCGGCCGGCCGCAGGCTTCGCCTTCCCGCCCTGGGCGCTGTAGTCCAGGCCTGGCCCTGGGCCTTGCTGGTGCTGGCCCTGTTGGCCGTGCGGCTGAGCAAAGGAGCGGGTTTCACCGATGCCTACGCCCTGTTGAGCCGGCCTTTCTGGCCCGGTAGTGCCCAGGGTGAGTGGGTGCGCAGCGGCCAGGCTCTCAACGATCAGACCCGCTTGCGCCAGCTAGATGTCGACAACCTCCGGCTGCGCAGCTTGCTGGAGCTGCAGGGGCGCGGTGGCCGCGAATTGGCGGCAGCGGTGATTTCGCGTCAGGAAGGGGGCTGGTGGCAGCAGCTGGTAATTGGCCGCGGCGAGTTGCAGGGCCTGCGGCCCGGCATGGCGGTGACGGCGCCGGGGGGGCTGATTGGCAGGATTTCCAGCGTTACTCCCACCACCGCCAGCGTCACCTTGCTCACCGATCCCGGCAGCCGGGTTGGCGTCTGGGTGGGACGGGTTCGGCGCCATGGCTTGCTCACGGGCATCGGCACCAGCCGCCCCTTGCTGCGCTTTCTGGAGAAGGATCCAGGCGTGCGCCCGGGGGATATGGTCGTCACCTCGCCCGCCAGCACCCTGGTGGCTCCCAACCTCACGGTGGGTGTGATCCAGTCGGTCGACGACCTGGCCATACCGGCCACCGAGGCCGTGGTGCAGCTGAGTGCCCCGGTTGAGGCGGTCGACTGGGTGCAGGTGCGGCTGCCATGA
- a CDS encoding rod shape-determining protein, giving the protein MFFRRFQFSRDIGIDLGTANTLIFVSGKGIVLQEPSVVAMDLERGVPLAVGDEAKMMLGRTPGNIRAVRPLRDGVIADFDAAEQMIKTFIRKANEGRGIVAPRLVIGIPSGVTGVERRAVREAGLAGAREVHLIDEPVAAAIGAGLPVTEAVGTMIVDIGGGTTEVAVLSLGGTVISESVRVAGDELSDAIGLYLKKVHNLVVGERTAEDIKIRIGSAFPDDAHDNTSMDVRGLHLLSGLPRTINVRAGDIREAMAEPLNVIVEAVKRTLERTPPELAADIVDRGIMLAGGGAQVRGITDLISHETGILTHVAEDPLLCVVNGCGMVLEDYKRLQRVLDTPDFVRHHS; this is encoded by the coding sequence GTGTTTTTCCGTCGTTTCCAGTTTTCGCGCGATATCGGTATTGATCTGGGCACCGCCAACACGCTGATCTTCGTGTCTGGCAAAGGCATCGTGCTCCAGGAGCCCTCTGTGGTGGCCATGGATCTGGAGCGGGGTGTGCCCTTGGCCGTGGGCGATGAGGCCAAGATGATGCTGGGCCGCACCCCCGGCAACATTCGCGCCGTGCGGCCCCTGCGTGACGGCGTGATCGCCGACTTCGACGCCGCCGAGCAGATGATCAAAACCTTCATTCGCAAGGCCAATGAAGGCCGCGGCATCGTGGCGCCCCGGCTGGTGATCGGCATACCCAGTGGAGTTACAGGTGTGGAGCGCCGTGCCGTGCGGGAAGCCGGCCTGGCTGGCGCCCGCGAGGTGCACCTAATTGATGAGCCTGTGGCGGCCGCCATCGGCGCGGGCCTGCCCGTCACCGAGGCGGTGGGCACCATGATTGTGGATATTGGCGGCGGCACCACTGAAGTGGCGGTGCTCAGCCTGGGCGGAACAGTCATTAGTGAGTCGGTGCGCGTGGCTGGCGACGAACTAAGCGACGCCATCGGCCTTTACCTCAAAAAGGTGCACAACCTGGTGGTGGGTGAGCGCACCGCCGAAGACATCAAAATCCGCATCGGTTCGGCCTTCCCAGACGACGCCCACGACAACACCTCCATGGACGTGCGTGGCCTGCACCTGCTCTCCGGCCTGCCCCGCACCATCAACGTTCGCGCCGGTGATATTCGCGAGGCGATGGCCGAACCCCTCAACGTGATCGTGGAAGCCGTAAAGCGCACATTGGAGCGCACGCCGCCTGAGCTGGCCGCCGACATCGTCGATCGCGGCATCATGCTGGCCGGCGGCGGTGCCCAGGTGCGGGGCATCACCGACCTGATCAGCCACGAGACCGGCATCCTTACCCATGTGGCAGAAGACCCGCTGCTGTGCGTGGTGAACGGCTGCGGCATGGTGCTTGAGGATTACAAGCGGCTGCAGCGCGTGCTCGACACCCCTGACTTCGTGCGTCACCACTCCTAA
- a CDS encoding single-stranded DNA-binding protein: MGVNSITLVGRAGRDPEVRYFESGSVVANLTLAVNRRSRDDEPDWFNLEIWGKQAQVAADYIRKGALVGIIGSFKLDRWTDRASGEERTKPVIRVDRLELLGSKRDGEGGGGMGAGMGGGFGGGSPSEEEVPF, encoded by the coding sequence ATGGGCGTGAATTCCATCACCCTTGTCGGCCGGGCCGGCCGCGACCCCGAAGTCCGCTATTTCGAATCAGGCAGTGTGGTCGCCAACCTCACCCTCGCCGTCAACCGCCGCAGCCGTGACGACGAGCCCGACTGGTTCAACCTCGAAATCTGGGGCAAACAAGCCCAGGTTGCCGCTGACTACATCCGCAAAGGAGCCCTGGTGGGCATCATCGGCAGCTTCAAGCTCGACCGCTGGACCGACCGGGCCAGCGGTGAGGAGCGCACCAAGCCCGTGATCCGGGTAGACCGTCTAGAGCTCCTCGGCTCCAAGCGCGACGGCGAAGGGGGCGGTGGCATGGGAGCAGGCATGGGAGGAGGCTTCGGTGGTGGCTCCCCAAGCGAGGAGGAAGTGCCCTTCTGA
- a CDS encoding DedA family protein: protein MGIGELVQQLPQLIGAAVEANPWLGYGAIFAAMFLENLFPPIPSELIMPLGGFYVQQGQLALLPVVVAGLLGTVLGALPWYGIGRLINEQRLEQWLARHGRWIGISPKELHRSRDWFAKYGTALVFWGRLVPGIRTLISVPAGIEMMPIAPFLLWTTAGSLIWTLLLTLAGLALGEGYTNVEHWIEPVAMAVKLVLALALSAGAVWLGLRIWKKHSDSH, encoded by the coding sequence ATGGGGATTGGCGAACTGGTGCAACAGCTTCCTCAGCTGATCGGTGCGGCAGTGGAGGCCAATCCCTGGCTCGGTTATGGAGCGATCTTTGCGGCGATGTTCCTTGAGAACCTCTTCCCGCCCATCCCCTCCGAATTGATCATGCCCCTCGGGGGCTTTTATGTGCAGCAGGGCCAATTGGCCCTGCTGCCAGTAGTTGTGGCGGGGCTGCTCGGCACGGTGCTGGGGGCTTTGCCTTGGTATGGCATCGGCCGGCTGATCAACGAGCAGCGCCTGGAGCAATGGCTGGCGCGCCACGGCCGCTGGATTGGCATCAGCCCTAAGGAGCTGCACCGCAGCCGCGATTGGTTTGCCAAATACGGCACCGCTTTGGTGTTTTGGGGCCGGCTGGTGCCTGGCATCCGCACCTTGATATCCGTGCCTGCGGGCATCGAGATGATGCCCATCGCGCCGTTCCTGCTCTGGACCACGGCTGGCAGCCTTATCTGGACCCTGCTACTCACCTTGGCGGGCCTAGCACTGGGTGAGGGCTACACAAATGTGGAGCACTGGATCGAGCCGGTGGCCATGGCTGTGAAGTTGGTGCTGGCGCTGGCCCTCTCCGCCGGCGCCGTCTGGCTGGGGCTGCGCATCTGGAAGAAGCACAGCGATTCCCACTGA
- the ahcY gene encoding adenosylhomocysteinase: MVASPASTASAPVLQSTNTYVIADLGLADFGRKEIAIAETEMPGLMALRSKFGAEQPLKGARIAGSLHMTIQTAVLIETLVALGAEVRWASCNIFSTQDHAAAAIAAANVPVFAYKGETLDEYWAFTHRILEWGDGGTPNMILDDGGDATGLVVLGTKAESDSSVLDNPSNEEETALFNSIRQKLAAQPGFYSRIYANIQGVTEETTTGVARLYQMQKSGELPFPAINVNDSVTKSKFDNLYGCRESLVDSIKRATDVMVAGKVALVLGYGDVGKGSAQSLRGLGATVMIAEVDPICALQAAMEGYRVVRLDDVVGDVDIFVTATGNFKVIRHEHLIRMKNQAIVCNIGHFDNEIDVASLKQYTWDNIKPQVDHIVLPSGNKIILLAEGRLVNLGCATGHPSFVMSASFTNQVLAQIELFTKGDEYAKQVYVLPKHLDEMVARFHLDKIGAKLTELSQEQADYINVPVAGPYKLDHYRY; the protein is encoded by the coding sequence ATGGTGGCTTCACCGGCCTCAACGGCTTCCGCGCCCGTGCTGCAAAGCACTAATACCTATGTGATTGCCGATCTCGGCCTGGCCGATTTTGGCCGCAAGGAGATTGCAATTGCCGAAACGGAGATGCCTGGCCTGATGGCCCTGCGCTCCAAGTTTGGCGCTGAGCAGCCCCTCAAGGGCGCCCGCATTGCGGGTTCCCTGCACATGACTATTCAGACTGCGGTTCTGATTGAAACTTTGGTCGCTCTCGGCGCGGAAGTGCGCTGGGCCAGCTGCAACATCTTCTCAACCCAGGATCACGCCGCTGCCGCGATTGCAGCGGCCAACGTGCCGGTGTTTGCTTACAAGGGTGAAACCCTTGATGAGTATTGGGCTTTCACCCACCGCATCCTTGAGTGGGGCGATGGCGGCACCCCCAACATGATTCTCGACGACGGTGGCGATGCCACTGGACTCGTGGTGCTGGGTACCAAGGCTGAGAGCGATTCTTCAGTTCTAGATAACCCCTCCAACGAAGAGGAAACCGCCCTCTTTAACAGTATTCGCCAAAAGCTGGCTGCCCAGCCTGGCTTCTACTCCCGCATCTACGCCAACATCCAGGGCGTTACCGAGGAGACCACCACCGGTGTGGCCCGGCTCTATCAAATGCAGAAGAGCGGTGAGCTGCCCTTCCCCGCGATCAACGTCAACGATTCAGTCACCAAGAGCAAGTTTGACAACCTTTACGGTTGCCGCGAATCCCTGGTGGACAGCATCAAGCGTGCTACTGATGTGATGGTGGCCGGCAAGGTTGCCCTGGTGCTTGGCTACGGCGATGTGGGCAAGGGCTCAGCCCAGTCGCTGCGCGGACTTGGCGCCACGGTGATGATCGCCGAAGTTGACCCCATCTGCGCCCTGCAGGCTGCGATGGAGGGCTATCGCGTCGTGCGTCTTGACGACGTGGTGGGCGATGTAGACATCTTCGTGACTGCCACTGGCAACTTCAAGGTGATCCGCCACGAGCACCTGATTCGGATGAAGAATCAGGCGATCGTTTGCAACATCGGTCACTTCGACAATGAGATCGATGTGGCATCCCTCAAGCAGTACACCTGGGACAACATCAAGCCCCAGGTTGATCACATCGTGCTGCCTAGCGGCAACAAAATCATCCTGCTGGCTGAGGGCCGTTTGGTGAATTTGGGTTGTGCTACAGGCCATCCCAGTTTTGTGATGAGCGCCTCCTTTACCAACCAGGTGCTGGCTCAAATTGAGCTTTTCACCAAGGGCGACGAGTACGCCAAGCAGGTGTATGTGCTTCCTAAGCACCTCGATGAGATGGTGGCTCGCTTCCACCTCGACAAGATCGGCGCCAAGCTCACCGAGCTCTCCCAGGAGCAGGCTGATTACATCAACGTGCCGGTAGCCGGGCCCTACAAGCTCGACCACTACCGCTACTGA
- the tsaE gene encoding tRNA (adenosine(37)-N6)-threonylcarbamoyltransferase complex ATPase subunit type 1 TsaE, translated as MQALRDAAATQAFGRQLALRLPAGSILLLAGDLGAGKTCLVQGLAAGLGIEEPITSPTFALAQHYPLQPAGGLVHLDLYRLELAAAADELFAQEEEEARALGALLAVEWPERLSRPPAGCWQIQLSLSDPSNPEAGRLIEVRSPS; from the coding sequence ATGCAAGCCCTGAGAGATGCCGCCGCCACCCAGGCCTTCGGTCGGCAACTGGCGCTGCGTCTACCCGCTGGCAGCATCCTGTTGCTGGCAGGTGACCTGGGGGCCGGCAAAACCTGCCTGGTGCAGGGCCTGGCCGCCGGTCTCGGCATTGAGGAGCCAATCACCAGCCCCACCTTCGCCCTCGCCCAGCACTACCCGCTGCAGCCTGCCGGCGGCCTGGTGCACCTCGACCTCTACCGGCTGGAGCTGGCCGCCGCCGCCGATGAACTGTTTGCCCAGGAGGAGGAGGAAGCCAGAGCCCTAGGCGCCCTGCTGGCGGTGGAGTGGCCCGAGCGACTCAGCCGCCCGCCGGCCGGCTGCTGGCAAATCCAGCTCAGCTTGAGCGACCCCTCTAACCCAGAAGCTGGACGCCTAATTGAGGTGCGCTCGCCGAGCTGA
- a CDS encoding dihydroxyacetone kinase family protein → MSYLPTEPNDFASKAIDGFVAAHPRHVRRTDGGVIRLAPIPAGQVGVVVGGGSGHYPAFAGLVGRGLAAGAVCGNIFASPSAGQVLRVGSAVERGAGLLLSFGNYAGDVLHFTLGAERLRRQGIDVRIVTVTDDIASAPIDQPELRRGIAGGLVVYKVAGAAAEAGLPLDEVERLARKANGRTRTLGVAFSGCTLPGASQPLFEVPSGRMAIGMGLHGEPGLSEGPLTDADNLAALLVERLLAERPADVPEDQQRLVVLLNGLGSFKYEEMFVLFGAVNQELLARGVVLADCECGELVTSLDMAGVSLSLCWLDAELEGFWNAPADSAAYRRGALTPPPQAQHDLLDRFEAVEKALEQRVEELGALDAVAGDGDHGLGMLRGIRGARQSAIQACTRGCSTGEVLMEAGEAWSDHGGGTSGALWGGALLAAGNSIAQASEVGATEIAAAFDAALQAVISLGQAAPGDKTMVDALQPYCLRLRSELQAGVALDQALQNAAETCLLAAKATTEMLPKIGRARPHGSRSLGHPDPGAMSLAYCLIAATQDQPAT, encoded by the coding sequence ATGAGCTATCTGCCGACAGAACCCAACGACTTCGCCAGCAAAGCCATCGACGGCTTTGTAGCTGCCCATCCCCGCCACGTTCGGCGCACCGATGGCGGCGTGATCCGACTAGCACCGATCCCCGCAGGCCAGGTGGGTGTCGTCGTAGGCGGCGGCTCCGGCCACTATCCAGCCTTTGCCGGCCTGGTGGGCCGGGGTCTGGCCGCCGGCGCCGTTTGCGGCAACATTTTTGCTTCGCCCTCGGCAGGTCAGGTGCTGCGGGTGGGATCGGCCGTGGAACGCGGAGCAGGCCTGCTGCTGAGCTTCGGCAACTACGCCGGCGACGTGTTGCACTTCACGCTCGGAGCCGAAAGGCTGCGCCGCCAGGGAATCGACGTGCGCATCGTGACGGTCACCGACGACATCGCCAGCGCCCCCATCGACCAACCGGAATTGAGGCGTGGTATCGCCGGTGGCTTGGTTGTCTACAAGGTGGCAGGTGCCGCCGCCGAAGCCGGACTGCCCCTCGACGAGGTGGAGCGGCTGGCCCGCAAAGCCAATGGGCGCACCCGCACCCTTGGGGTGGCCTTCAGTGGCTGCACCCTGCCGGGAGCCAGCCAGCCGTTATTTGAAGTGCCCAGCGGCCGCATGGCCATAGGCATGGGGCTGCACGGCGAACCGGGTCTGTCGGAAGGGCCCCTCACCGATGCCGACAACCTGGCGGCACTGCTAGTGGAAAGGCTGCTGGCCGAGCGGCCGGCGGATGTGCCCGAGGACCAGCAACGGCTGGTGGTGCTGCTGAACGGGCTGGGCAGCTTCAAATACGAGGAAATGTTCGTGCTCTTCGGGGCCGTGAACCAGGAGCTCCTGGCCAGGGGCGTGGTGCTGGCCGACTGTGAGTGCGGCGAGCTGGTCACCAGCCTGGATATGGCCGGGGTGTCCCTCAGCCTCTGCTGGTTGGATGCGGAGCTGGAAGGCTTCTGGAACGCCCCCGCCGACAGTGCTGCCTACCGCCGCGGCGCCCTTACCCCACCCCCCCAGGCCCAACACGACCTGCTGGACCGCTTCGAGGCTGTGGAAAAGGCCTTAGAGCAGCGGGTTGAGGAACTCGGGGCTCTAGATGCCGTGGCCGGCGATGGTGACCATGGCCTAGGAATGCTGCGGGGCATTCGGGGAGCCCGGCAGAGCGCCATACAGGCCTGCACCCGAGGCTGCAGCACCGGGGAAGTGCTCATGGAGGCTGGAGAAGCCTGGTCTGACCACGGCGGGGGCACTTCCGGAGCCCTGTGGGGTGGCGCCCTGCTGGCAGCCGGCAACTCGATAGCTCAGGCCAGCGAGGTAGGAGCTACAGAGATTGCAGCAGCTTTCGACGCCGCCCTGCAGGCCGTGATCAGCCTCGGCCAGGCGGCTCCCGGCGACAAAACCATGGTGGATGCCCTCCAGCCCTACTGCCTAAGACTGCGCTCGGAGCTGCAGGCCGGAGTAGCCCTCGATCAAGCCCTACAGAACGCTGCGGAAACCTGCCTACTGGCGGCAAAAGCCACAACAGAAATGCTGCCAAAAATTGGGCGTGCTCGCCCCCATGGCAGCCGCAGCCTGGGACATCCAGACCCGGGTGCCATGTCGCTGGCCTACTGCTTGATAGCAGCAACCCAGGATCAACCGGCTACGTAA